The Andrena cerasifolii isolate SP2316 chromosome 15, iyAndCera1_principal, whole genome shotgun sequence genome includes a window with the following:
- the LOC143377391 gene encoding protein anon-73B1, whose translation MADIDPQLKRLLLPAEETLFEQLLRFGLYIGAIFQVMCLLAIVVYQAGPSDGVAALKDDPSDVECSENSPQVTPRRPHRARKQEKKKRR comes from the exons ATGGCTGATATCGATCCACAATTGAAACGACTCTTACTTCCAGCAGAAGAAACGTTGTTTGAACAGTTACTGAGGTTTGGACTTTACATTGGCGCGATATTTCAAGTGATGTGTTTGTTGGCTATAGTGGTCTACCAGGCTGGGCCTTCGGACGGTGTTGCTGCTTTAAAG GACGACCCCAGCGACGTGGAGTGCTCGGAAAACAGTCCACAGGTCACTCCGAGGCGACCCCATCGAGCGCGAAAAcaggagaagaagaaaagaagatga